A window of Pseudodesulfovibrio sp. JC047 contains these coding sequences:
- a CDS encoding fumarate reductase flavoprotein subunit: protein MQTVYTDFLVVGAGLAGERAAVEAADAGFSTICLSLVPARRSHSSAAQGGMQASLGNSVMGEGDNPDVHFADTVKGSDWGCDQEVARLFADAAPIEMRRLAHWGVPWNRVVPGKSIYYKGGKQFEKIEAEDKEGLIMARSFGGTAKWRTCYTSDGTGHAVMCTMDNRCAQVGVEVHDKTEAIALIQDEETCYGVIARCLRTGELWTYLSKATMIAAGGFGRIYPNTTNAVICDGGAHTMCVDTGVVPMGNMEAVQFHPTGIVPTDILVTEGCRGDGGTLLDANEKRFMHEYEPEKAELASRDVVSRWMTHHMREGHGVKSSYGEHLWLDIRHLGAEHITGKLREVYEICTSFLGVDPIHQLIPVRPTQHYSMGGVRTNKDGAAYGLKGLFAAGEAACWDMHGFNRLGGNSLAETVVAGGIIGRKIAEYLQGCETEFKTGLIRDTAACQQARIDDLITCANGSENVYRVRAAMQDALHKGANIFRTQDGLETCVASLQEVVARARNVGLRSNGRGVNPELAAALKLEGQTKMALMIAYGALMRTESRGSHNREDFTARNDRDWLNRTLAYWKHPDDTMPTLEYEAATSVFEIPPGDRGYGKSEIISADVTKE, encoded by the coding sequence ATGCAGACTGTCTACACCGATTTTCTTGTTGTCGGCGCGGGTCTGGCGGGCGAGCGCGCGGCTGTTGAGGCGGCCGATGCGGGATTCTCCACCATTTGTTTGAGCCTGGTCCCGGCTCGGCGGTCCCATTCTTCGGCCGCGCAGGGTGGGATGCAGGCCTCACTCGGGAATTCCGTCATGGGTGAGGGGGACAATCCTGATGTTCATTTCGCGGATACGGTCAAAGGGTCTGATTGGGGATGTGATCAGGAAGTGGCCCGTCTGTTTGCGGATGCCGCTCCCATCGAAATGCGTCGGCTCGCGCATTGGGGTGTGCCATGGAATCGTGTGGTCCCAGGCAAATCCATTTATTACAAGGGTGGAAAACAGTTTGAAAAGATCGAAGCTGAGGACAAGGAAGGGCTCATCATGGCCCGATCCTTTGGTGGAACAGCCAAATGGCGGACGTGCTACACCTCGGACGGGACTGGTCATGCTGTCATGTGTACGATGGATAATCGGTGTGCGCAGGTCGGTGTCGAGGTCCATGACAAGACCGAAGCCATTGCCCTGATTCAGGATGAAGAGACGTGTTATGGGGTGATTGCCCGGTGTTTGCGGACCGGAGAACTGTGGACCTACCTGTCCAAGGCGACCATGATCGCGGCGGGCGGATTCGGGCGCATTTATCCCAACACCACCAACGCAGTCATTTGTGATGGCGGAGCGCATACCATGTGTGTCGACACCGGCGTGGTGCCCATGGGCAACATGGAGGCCGTCCAGTTTCATCCAACAGGCATTGTACCCACGGATATTCTCGTGACCGAAGGCTGTCGTGGTGACGGCGGGACACTGCTCGATGCGAATGAAAAGCGATTCATGCATGAGTACGAGCCGGAAAAAGCCGAATTGGCGTCTCGTGATGTGGTGTCTCGGTGGATGACGCATCACATGCGTGAAGGGCACGGAGTCAAGTCGTCCTACGGAGAACATCTCTGGCTTGATATCCGCCACCTCGGGGCAGAGCATATCACCGGAAAGCTCCGTGAAGTCTACGAAATCTGTACATCGTTTTTGGGTGTTGATCCGATTCATCAGTTGATTCCGGTTCGGCCCACACAGCATTATTCCATGGGAGGCGTGCGGACCAACAAGGACGGTGCCGCCTATGGTCTCAAGGGGCTGTTCGCAGCCGGAGAAGCTGCGTGTTGGGATATGCACGGATTCAACCGTCTCGGTGGGAATTCCTTGGCCGAGACCGTGGTGGCCGGTGGCATCATCGGGCGCAAGATCGCTGAATATCTCCAAGGGTGCGAAACCGAATTCAAGACCGGATTGATTCGCGATACGGCTGCATGTCAGCAGGCTCGTATCGATGATCTCATCACGTGTGCCAACGGGTCGGAAAATGTCTACCGGGTTCGGGCTGCCATGCAGGATGCCTTGCACAAGGGTGCCAATATTTTCAGAACCCAGGACGGACTGGAGACCTGTGTCGCCTCTTTGCAAGAGGTCGTGGCCCGAGCCAGAAATGTGGGGTTGCGGTCCAATGGCCGAGGCGTCAATCCTGAGCTGGCCGCTGCGCTCAAGCTTGAAGGGCAGACCAAGATGGCTTTGATGATCGCGTATGGCGCGCTCATGCGGACGGAATCCCGAGGGTCACACAACCGTGAGGATTTCACGGCTCGCAATGACAGGGATTGGCTCAATCGGACATTAGCCTACTGGAAGCATCCTGATGACACGATGCCGACACTTGAATACGAAGCCGCGACCTCGGTTTTCGAGATTCCCCCGGGAGATCGGGGCTATGGTAAGTCAGAAATCATCAGCGCCGACGTTACAAAGGAATAA
- a CDS encoding fumarate reductase iron-sulfur subunit — MSRLLKLSIFRYNPEDEQSEPHMQEFVLEETDSMTLFIALNRIREEQDPSLQFDFCCRAGICGSCGMVINGRPGLACHTKTRDLPGDITLLPLPVFKLVGDLSVDTGSWFREMYTKTESWIHTKKRFDPTALEDRMDNQQAVDIYELERCIECGCCIAACGTARLRADFMGAAALNRVARFLIDPRDDRTEDEYYTIIGNDMGIFGCMGLLACEDVCPKHLPLQNQLGFLRRKMGITSLKRLFTS; from the coding sequence ATGTCCAGACTTTTGAAGCTCAGTATCTTTCGGTATAATCCCGAGGACGAACAGTCCGAGCCGCACATGCAGGAATTCGTGTTGGAAGAAACCGATTCCATGACGCTTTTTATCGCACTCAACAGGATTCGTGAAGAGCAGGACCCGTCGCTTCAATTCGATTTTTGCTGTCGGGCCGGTATTTGTGGTTCCTGTGGTATGGTTATCAATGGTCGCCCTGGTTTGGCCTGTCATACCAAGACTCGTGATTTGCCCGGTGATATCACGTTGCTTCCGCTTCCTGTCTTCAAGCTTGTCGGTGATTTATCGGTGGATACCGGGTCCTGGTTTCGTGAAATGTACACCAAGACGGAATCATGGATTCATACCAAAAAGCGGTTTGATCCGACCGCTCTCGAAGATCGAATGGACAACCAGCAAGCCGTTGATATTTACGAATTGGAACGGTGCATCGAGTGTGGATGTTGCATTGCCGCCTGTGGTACCGCCCGGTTACGTGCTGATTTCATGGGTGCCGCTGCGCTCAACCGTGTTGCCCGGTTTCTGATCGACCCTCGTGATGATCGCACGGAAGACGAGTATTATACCATTATCGGGAATGATATGGGCATTTTTGGTTGTATGGGGTTGTTGGCCTGCGAAGACGTCTGTCCCAAACATCTCCCCTTGCAAAATCAGCTCGGTTTTCTGCGACGAAAAATGGGGATTACTTCCTTGAAAAGACTTTTTACGTCGTAA
- a CDS encoding transporter substrate-binding domain-containing protein, which translates to MLHTRLLLFVFLGFLCLFTPSAHAEPFVALAAPFPPYSVSKGLQVQGISVTTLQTIMERSGSPITDRAIKLAPWAYAYERTACASQRILLNAIRTPQTEHLYKWVGPIATSRIVLMGRKKDRLFITLQSDLKKYRIATVRWSRSEKALLAGGIKATALHRSPTHVKALRQLANGEVDLFAFTEKGIPPLLKGLGMSQCAYTTYFTFGEYPLYFAFSKDTDNTLIQRLNSELKDFKATDSSGQSQFDRLLAQWWK; encoded by the coding sequence ATGCTTCACACTCGACTTCTGCTGTTCGTTTTTTTGGGGTTTCTCTGTCTTTTCACCCCTTCCGCTCACGCCGAACCTTTTGTGGCGTTGGCTGCCCCTTTTCCTCCATACAGTGTCAGCAAGGGATTGCAGGTACAGGGCATCTCAGTCACCACACTCCAAACCATCATGGAACGATCCGGCTCTCCCATCACCGATCGAGCTATCAAACTCGCTCCCTGGGCCTATGCCTATGAACGCACGGCCTGTGCGTCACAGCGGATACTTCTCAACGCGATTCGAACGCCACAGACAGAACATCTGTATAAATGGGTTGGTCCCATTGCCACTAGCCGAATTGTGCTCATGGGACGAAAAAAAGACCGCCTTTTCATCACACTACAATCTGATTTAAAAAAATATCGTATTGCGACAGTCCGTTGGAGCCGATCGGAAAAAGCACTTCTGGCCGGTGGAATCAAAGCCACCGCCCTTCACCGAAGCCCAACGCATGTAAAAGCTCTCCGCCAATTAGCCAATGGCGAAGTCGATCTTTTTGCCTTTACCGAAAAAGGTATCCCTCCTCTCTTAAAGGGATTAGGCATGTCGCAATGCGCATACACGACCTATTTCACCTTTGGCGAATACCCCTTGTATTTCGCTTTCAGCAAAGACACTGACAATACCTTGATCCAACGGCTCAACAGCGAACTCAAAGACTTCAAAGCCACCGATTCAAGCGGTCAAAGCCAATTCGACAGGCTTCTGGCCCAATGGTGGAAATAA
- a CDS encoding PLP-dependent aminotransferase family protein, whose product MSEKFARRMGTVHRSFIREILKVTAHSEIISFAGGLPNPELFPVAAMDTASHEVFSKIGSSALQYSTTEGDAGLRAIISQRYAKRGLTVDPDSILVTTGSQQVLDICAKVFLDKGDKVVIESPGYLGAIQAFSLFEPEFVTVSLEDDGPNLEELEAAFKAGAKCFYAVPNFQNPSGISYSLEKRQAVAALTDKYGVLFVEDDPYGELRFMGEDLPTVYSFCKKPGILCGSFSKIAAPGFRIGWVVTEKTIYDKLVIAKQASDLHTSTVAQSILRRYLETNDIESHVELIKERYGRQREYMVEMIQKYFPSDVKITKPEGGMFLWATMPEGFSSMDLFDMAIEHKVAFVPGRPFYVDGSGENTFRLNFSNSDETRIKEGIKRLGQCIDSFLK is encoded by the coding sequence ATGTCAGAGAAATTTGCGCGGAGAATGGGCACTGTCCATCGTTCATTCATCCGAGAAATCTTGAAGGTTACGGCTCATTCCGAGATCATTTCATTTGCCGGCGGGTTGCCGAATCCTGAATTGTTCCCCGTTGCCGCTATGGACACAGCCTCTCATGAGGTTTTTTCCAAAATTGGTTCGTCTGCATTGCAGTATTCCACGACAGAAGGTGATGCCGGACTCCGAGCCATTATCTCTCAACGCTATGCAAAGCGTGGTTTGACGGTCGATCCGGATTCCATCCTCGTGACCACTGGTTCCCAGCAGGTTCTTGATATCTGTGCCAAGGTCTTTCTGGATAAGGGCGACAAGGTTGTTATCGAAAGCCCCGGTTACTTGGGAGCCATTCAGGCGTTTTCCCTTTTCGAGCCTGAGTTCGTGACTGTTTCTCTCGAAGATGACGGTCCCAATCTCGAAGAGTTGGAAGCCGCTTTCAAAGCTGGAGCCAAATGTTTTTACGCTGTGCCAAATTTTCAGAATCCATCTGGTATCAGCTACAGCCTTGAAAAACGACAGGCCGTTGCTGCTTTAACAGACAAATATGGTGTCCTTTTTGTGGAAGACGATCCGTATGGTGAACTTCGCTTCATGGGTGAAGATTTGCCGACAGTTTATTCTTTCTGCAAAAAACCCGGTATATTGTGTGGTTCTTTTTCCAAGATTGCAGCCCCCGGATTCCGTATTGGTTGGGTGGTCACCGAAAAGACTATTTATGACAAGTTGGTCATCGCCAAACAGGCGTCAGACCTGCATACGTCTACTGTGGCTCAATCCATTCTGCGTCGGTATCTCGAAACCAATGATATCGAATCGCACGTGGAGCTTATTAAGGAACGGTACGGTCGCCAGCGTGAATATATGGTCGAGATGATTCAGAAGTATTTCCCCAGTGACGTGAAGATTACCAAGCCTGAAGGTGGAATGTTCTTGTGGGCGACCATGCCAGAAGGTTTTTCGAGCATGGATCTTTTTGATATGGCTATCGAGCATAAGGTCGCTTTCGTGCCAGGGCGTCCGTTCTATGTGGATGGATCGGGCGAAAATACCTTCCGTCTCAATTTCTCCAATTCAGATGAAACTCGAATTAAAGAGGGTATCAAACGGTTGGGGCAGTGCATCGATTCTTTCTTGAAATAA
- a CDS encoding FAD-dependent oxidoreductase: MSQHIVVIGGVALGPKAACRLKRLEPESTVTMIDQSALISYGGCGIPYYVSGDVSDAIELSQTSFHMVRDAKFFKEVKGIDVQILTKATRIDREKKCVEVENVTTGEKASINYDKLVIATGASPRTLNLPGDDLQGVNYVCNPDDAVRIREAISKGQVSNAVIVGAGFIGLEMAEALADMWGVGTTVVEITEQIMPRLVSPALATMGQKHMEKGGVTFHFGETVTAIEGENGKVTRVITNKRTLDAEAVIIAAGVVPNSDIAKEAGLNVHDRGGVFVDEFMRTNDPDIYAGGDCCLVKNLMTDQPTYLPLGSMANRQGRIIGTNLAGGESRFDGVIGSFVVKLFETSMAGTGMSLEMAQAAGFDAISVLLTQIDRAHFYPTKELMTLEMVVDKSTRQVLGVQGFGSAGDAMVGRINTVAAILKTKPTIDDISNVEIAYSPPFAAAMDILNTLANFADNAVCGISHGVGPDGFKELWDNRESNECYFLDCREKPDAEPVMERNPEHWHNVPQGEVRQRMDEIPKDKQLVLICNTGARSYEAQITLAANGYENVINVHGGMASIKKYGVEV, translated from the coding sequence ATGTCTCAACATATTGTTGTCATAGGCGGTGTGGCTCTCGGGCCAAAGGCCGCCTGCCGTCTTAAGCGGCTTGAACCCGAATCAACTGTGACCATGATCGATCAGAGTGCCCTCATCTCCTACGGGGGATGTGGCATTCCGTATTATGTTTCCGGCGATGTCTCTGATGCGATCGAACTTTCACAAACCAGTTTCCATATGGTTCGTGATGCAAAGTTCTTCAAGGAAGTCAAGGGGATCGACGTTCAGATTCTCACCAAGGCCACACGCATTGATCGCGAGAAGAAATGCGTTGAAGTCGAGAATGTGACCACTGGTGAAAAAGCATCTATCAACTACGACAAACTGGTTATCGCAACCGGCGCGTCGCCTCGCACGCTCAATCTGCCCGGCGATGATTTGCAGGGTGTGAATTATGTGTGCAACCCGGATGACGCTGTCCGTATTCGCGAAGCCATTTCCAAAGGCCAAGTGAGCAATGCCGTAATTGTCGGAGCCGGATTCATCGGGCTGGAAATGGCCGAAGCCCTGGCAGATATGTGGGGTGTTGGCACGACTGTTGTGGAAATTACCGAACAGATCATGCCTCGGCTGGTCAGTCCTGCTCTCGCGACCATGGGGCAAAAGCACATGGAAAAAGGGGGCGTGACGTTCCACTTCGGCGAAACCGTGACCGCCATTGAAGGCGAAAACGGCAAGGTTACGCGTGTTATCACCAACAAGCGCACCTTGGATGCCGAAGCCGTCATTATCGCGGCCGGAGTCGTTCCAAATTCCGATATCGCCAAGGAAGCGGGGCTGAATGTTCACGACCGTGGTGGTGTTTTTGTCGATGAATTCATGCGGACCAATGATCCTGACATCTATGCGGGCGGCGATTGTTGCCTCGTGAAAAATCTGATGACGGATCAACCGACATATCTTCCTCTCGGGTCTATGGCGAATCGTCAGGGGCGTATCATCGGCACTAATCTTGCCGGTGGCGAGAGTCGTTTTGATGGGGTGATCGGGTCGTTTGTCGTGAAGTTATTCGAGACGTCCATGGCCGGAACCGGGATGAGTCTTGAAATGGCTCAAGCTGCCGGATTCGACGCCATCAGTGTCCTTCTCACCCAAATTGACCGGGCGCATTTTTATCCGACCAAGGAGCTGATGACGCTTGAAATGGTCGTTGACAAGTCCACCCGTCAGGTACTTGGTGTGCAAGGTTTTGGCAGTGCTGGTGATGCCATGGTTGGACGAATCAACACGGTTGCCGCCATTCTCAAGACCAAGCCGACCATCGATGATATCTCCAACGTCGAGATTGCCTATTCCCCGCCATTTGCGGCAGCCATGGATATTCTCAATACTTTGGCCAATTTTGCGGACAATGCGGTATGCGGCATCAGTCATGGTGTCGGTCCGGATGGTTTCAAGGAATTATGGGATAATCGTGAATCAAACGAGTGTTATTTCCTCGATTGTCGCGAAAAGCCCGATGCCGAGCCTGTCATGGAGCGCAATCCGGAGCATTGGCACAATGTCCCGCAAGGTGAGGTTCGTCAGCGGATGGATGAAATTCCGAAAGACAAGCAGCTTGTGCTCATCTGCAACACCGGTGCACGTTCCTACGAAGCGCAAATTACTTTGGCTGCTAACGGCTATGAAAATGTCATCAACGTCCACGGTGGCATGGCATCCATCAAGAAGTACGGTGTTGAAGTCTAG
- a CDS encoding oligopeptide/dipeptide ABC transporter ATP-binding protein, which produces MTAILEVRDIDKHFDISGSIIDQVKFSNGKFHRKQTLVKAVNNVSLDVQPGETLSVVGESGCGKSTLARTVMGLYRPNKGEIHYKGARIDNLNSHQMRPYRTKMQMVFQDPYASLNPRMTVRQILEEPVRFHNPDLTRAEIKDKVAEVMLQVGVDPVWVTNYPHEFSGGQRQRISIARALVVDPEFIAADEPIAALDVSIQAQILNLLMDAQDQRGLTYLFISHDLSVVEHISTRVVVMYLGCVCELAPAKELFSNPRHPYTQALLSAIPKIGGTPGGHVKLSGDVPTPINLPTGCVFHGRCPHANERCLREIPQQQILANDVVVACHAVEEGRL; this is translated from the coding sequence ATGACTGCAATCCTTGAAGTTCGCGACATTGACAAGCACTTTGATATCTCCGGATCCATCATTGACCAGGTCAAGTTTTCCAATGGGAAATTCCATCGCAAACAAACACTGGTCAAAGCCGTCAACAATGTTTCGCTCGACGTTCAGCCCGGTGAAACACTGAGTGTTGTCGGTGAATCCGGTTGTGGTAAATCCACGCTGGCCCGCACCGTCATGGGATTATATCGACCCAATAAGGGCGAAATCCACTACAAGGGTGCGCGCATTGACAATCTCAATTCGCACCAGATGCGTCCCTACCGGACCAAGATGCAAATGGTCTTTCAGGACCCATACGCATCACTGAACCCGCGCATGACTGTCCGTCAAATTCTCGAAGAGCCTGTCCGTTTTCACAATCCGGATCTGACTCGCGCAGAAATCAAGGACAAAGTTGCGGAAGTCATGTTGCAAGTCGGTGTTGACCCAGTCTGGGTCACCAACTACCCGCACGAATTCTCCGGCGGCCAGCGGCAACGTATTTCCATTGCCCGCGCCCTGGTCGTTGACCCGGAATTCATCGCCGCCGACGAGCCAATCGCTGCGCTTGACGTCTCCATTCAGGCTCAGATTCTGAACCTGCTCATGGATGCTCAGGATCAGCGTGGACTGACGTATCTCTTCATCAGTCATGATCTGAGTGTGGTCGAACACATCTCCACCCGCGTCGTGGTCATGTATCTCGGGTGCGTCTGCGAGCTGGCTCCCGCCAAGGAGCTTTTCTCCAACCCACGCCATCCGTACACGCAGGCCCTGTTGTCCGCCATTCCAAAAATCGGCGGCACTCCAGGTGGTCACGTCAAGCTCTCAGGCGACGTGCCGACCCCCATCAACCTGCCCACCGGCTGCGTTTTCCACGGACGGTGTCCGCACGCCAACGAACGCTGTCTGCGTGAAATTCCACAACAACAAATTCTGGCAAACGACGTCGTCGTCGCCTGCCATGCCGTCGAGGAAGGCCGTCTGTAA
- a CDS encoding ABC transporter ATP-binding protein, producing the protein MEPLINIKNLSVDFELRTGTVQAVRDVSLVINKGERLGIVGESGAGKSVLGFSLINLISKPGRISGGEIIFNGQDLAKFKYDQMRKIRGNHISMIFQDPMMTLNPVLTIGTQMKETILAHMDVSNAEAEAICLDKLKKVYIPSPEKRLNQYPHEFSGGMRQRIVIAISLLTSPQLIIADEPTTALDVTIQAEIMDLLLQLCKTENMGLILITHDLAVVSEVTQRIAVLYAGKVAELGNTDQIISNPQHPYTQGLLQALPQMAGGEQRLHQIPGMMPSLRDMPQGCPFEPRCKESMAKCKTHIPVLTELESGTQVACFARQGGK; encoded by the coding sequence GTGGAACCGCTTATCAATATCAAAAACCTCAGCGTTGATTTCGAATTACGCACCGGCACTGTTCAAGCCGTCCGCGACGTCAGCCTGGTTATCAACAAAGGCGAACGACTCGGTATTGTGGGTGAATCCGGAGCCGGTAAATCCGTCCTCGGCTTTTCCCTCATCAATCTCATATCCAAACCCGGCAGGATTTCCGGCGGAGAAATCATCTTCAACGGACAGGATCTCGCCAAATTCAAATATGACCAAATGCGGAAAATCAGGGGAAATCACATTTCCATGATTTTCCAGGACCCCATGATGACACTCAATCCGGTGCTGACGATCGGCACGCAGATGAAAGAAACCATCCTGGCCCACATGGACGTCTCCAATGCTGAAGCCGAAGCCATCTGTCTCGACAAATTGAAAAAGGTCTACATCCCCTCTCCGGAAAAACGGCTCAATCAATATCCGCATGAATTTTCCGGCGGAATGCGTCAACGTATCGTCATCGCAATTTCATTGCTGACCAGTCCGCAACTCATTATTGCCGATGAACCGACAACCGCACTGGATGTGACCATTCAGGCCGAAATCATGGATTTGTTGTTGCAACTCTGCAAGACAGAAAACATGGGTCTGATCCTCATTACGCACGACTTGGCCGTTGTTTCCGAAGTAACCCAGCGAATCGCCGTGCTCTATGCCGGTAAGGTCGCGGAACTCGGCAACACCGATCAGATCATCAGCAATCCGCAGCATCCATATACACAAGGATTGCTCCAGGCATTACCGCAAATGGCAGGAGGCGAACAACGTCTTCACCAAATCCCAGGCATGATGCCATCACTGCGAGACATGCCCCAAGGGTGTCCATTTGAACCTCGGTGCAAAGAAAGTATGGCAAAATGTAAGACGCACATCCCGGTGCTCACCGAGCTTGAAAGCGGGACCCAAGTCGCTTGTTTCGCTCGCCAAGGAGGAAAGTAA
- a CDS encoding ABC transporter permease has protein sequence MRSKWQRFKESYMLYNFLRDPVALGSFIILAVLVISAFGAPIIAPHNPYDSTTIDIMDAQVPPIWEDGGSNEFLLGTDAQGRGILSTMLYGMRVSIIIGVGAVCLQAFIGIMVGLLSGYIQRLDNILMRIADVQLSFSTYMVAIFIGAIVQTAFGVAGYDKVAVPLIIVIIGLAEWPQYARTVRASVLAERKKEYVEAARVIGLSKRRIMWRHILPNTLSPVLVISTVQVANAIMSEAALSFLGLGMPVNKPSLGSLITAGFEYIFSGSWWITIFPGILLVTLILVINLLGDWIRDFLNPKLYKG, from the coding sequence ATGCGATCCAAATGGCAACGGTTCAAAGAATCTTACATGCTCTACAATTTCCTTCGGGACCCGGTGGCTCTGGGCAGTTTCATCATTCTGGCTGTCTTGGTCATCTCTGCCTTCGGCGCACCGATCATCGCTCCGCACAATCCTTATGATTCAACGACCATCGACATCATGGACGCACAAGTTCCCCCGATTTGGGAAGACGGTGGCAGCAACGAATTCCTGTTGGGAACCGATGCGCAGGGTCGAGGCATCCTGTCCACCATGCTGTACGGAATGCGTGTCTCGATCATCATTGGTGTTGGTGCGGTCTGTCTTCAGGCCTTCATCGGTATTATGGTCGGATTGCTTTCCGGCTACATTCAGCGGCTCGATAACATCCTCATGCGTATAGCCGATGTCCAACTTTCCTTTTCAACCTACATGGTTGCCATCTTTATCGGAGCCATCGTCCAAACGGCTTTTGGCGTTGCCGGATATGACAAAGTGGCGGTCCCACTCATTATCGTCATCATCGGCCTAGCAGAATGGCCCCAATATGCCCGAACAGTCCGCGCCTCGGTGCTCGCTGAACGAAAAAAGGAATATGTGGAAGCAGCGCGTGTCATCGGTTTATCCAAACGACGTATCATGTGGCGGCACATTCTGCCGAACACCCTGTCGCCGGTTTTGGTCATCTCCACGGTTCAGGTCGCAAACGCCATCATGTCCGAAGCGGCCCTTTCCTTTCTCGGACTGGGAATGCCCGTGAACAAGCCGTCTTTGGGATCACTGATTACCGCAGGATTCGAATACATCTTCTCCGGGTCATGGTGGATCACCATTTTCCCCGGCATCCTGCTCGTCACCCTGATTCTCGTCATCAACCTGCTTGGTGACTGGATCCGGGATTTCCTCAATCCCAAACTGTACAAGGGGTAA
- a CDS encoding ABC transporter permease, with protein MFAFTVKRILQAVMVMLIISFIGFAIKHNFGDPVRDLVGERVTPAERAAMRDKLGLNDPFMVQYVRFLGNAMHGDLGQSYFFKKPAAHVIVKKAPATLELVFCAALLIIVLSVPLGIYAAIKPKSWFSRCIMGTSIIGVSMPVFLTAILLIYIFSVELHWLPSFGRGETVRILGWWDTGLLTLDGLKHLIMPSIALSSIMLPLFIRLIRSEMMEVLETEYVKYAWAKGVKPSRVWLIHAFKNTLLPVITVGGVQLGIMVAFTILTETVFQWQGMGSMFIESVERSDTSLMVAYLVFVGIIFVLVNTLVDIIYGLVNPTVRVAGRK; from the coding sequence ATGTTTGCATTCACTGTGAAAAGAATCCTCCAAGCCGTGATGGTCATGCTCATCATCAGCTTCATCGGATTCGCCATCAAACACAATTTCGGCGACCCTGTCCGCGATCTCGTCGGCGAACGAGTCACCCCAGCCGAGCGCGCAGCAATGCGTGACAAGCTCGGTCTCAACGACCCCTTCATGGTCCAATACGTCCGCTTCCTGGGGAACGCCATGCATGGCGATCTCGGCCAGAGTTATTTTTTCAAAAAGCCCGCCGCGCACGTCATCGTCAAGAAAGCACCAGCCACATTGGAACTGGTTTTCTGCGCCGCGTTGCTGATCATCGTTCTCTCTGTGCCGCTGGGTATTTATGCGGCCATCAAACCCAAAAGCTGGTTCAGTCGATGTATTATGGGGACCTCTATTATCGGGGTCTCCATGCCGGTTTTTCTCACAGCGATCCTTCTTATCTATATTTTCTCGGTCGAACTCCACTGGCTTCCTTCGTTTGGCCGGGGAGAAACCGTCCGAATACTGGGATGGTGGGATACCGGCCTCCTCACTCTTGACGGATTGAAACACCTTATCATGCCGTCAATTGCGCTTTCATCCATTATGCTCCCTCTTTTCATTCGACTCATTCGTTCTGAAATGATGGAAGTTCTCGAAACGGAATACGTCAAATACGCTTGGGCCAAAGGGGTCAAACCCAGCCGCGTCTGGCTGATTCATGCTTTCAAGAATACCCTGCTCCCGGTCATCACGGTTGGTGGTGTCCAACTCGGTATCATGGTCGCCTTCACCATTCTGACCGAAACCGTTTTCCAATGGCAGGGCATGGGGTCCATGTTCATCGAATCCGTTGAACGCTCTGATACCTCGCTCATGGTCGCGTATCTCGTTTTTGTCGGTATCATCTTTGTTCTGGTCAACACTTTGGTCGATATCATCTACGGCCTCGTCAATCCCACAGTTCGCGTGGCAGGGAGGAAGTAG